The Acanthochromis polyacanthus isolate Apoly-LR-REF ecotype Palm Island chromosome 5, KAUST_Apoly_ChrSc, whole genome shotgun sequence genome includes a window with the following:
- the si:dkeyp-67f1.2 gene encoding protein FAM3C — MSHVLNNVGPGLNIVLVDGESGVVEKSHYLDMNAGNPEDILAYLKEIKPGMIVLVASFDDVTKKMTDEMREIFVGMGSALIRSVRHRDSWVFAGRAGARSKSLFEKQAAHDEKTNIYEGWPEMVEVAGCFPRNQTDRLTD; from the exons ATGAGCCACGTGCTGAACAATGTGGGACCAGGACTTAACATTGTGTTGGTAGATG GTGAAAGTGGAGTTGTAGAGAAATCACACTATCTTGATATGAATGCAGGAA acCCAGAAGACATCCTGGCGTACCTGAAGGAGATTAAACCTGGAATGattgtcttggtggcctcctttgATGATGTGACAAAGAA GATGACAGATGAAATGAGGGAGATATTTGTCGGGATGGGAAGCGCTTTGATCAGGTCTGTAAGGCACAGAGACAGCTGGGTGTTTGCTGGGAGAGCAGGAGCAAGAAGCAAAAGCCTCTTTGAGAAG CAAGCTGCTCATGATGAGAAAACCAACATTTATGAAGGATGGCCAGAGATGGTGGAGGTGGCCGGCTGTTTTCCAAGAAACCAGACtgacagactgactgactga